From the Hypomesus transpacificus isolate Combined female chromosome 24, fHypTra1, whole genome shotgun sequence genome, the window GTTTCACTTTCCAGTACTTTCTTCTAAGTTGTCCAGGTTTTTGAGGTCCGTTTTCTCAATCGAGGTATCGAAGCAAGGGGGTTTTGTTCGGCAAAGCTACGTCAGGAAAAGTGATTGGCGCACTGTatgatatttttgttttttttaaaggtgtggATTCTCAAACTCCCTCGCGTCCTCAAGTGCTTGATCTGGTCTCAGTAGAATCGCTTGCGGCTGTTCTCCTTCCAGCGTCCGTACACGACCACAGCGACCACGCCCAGGACGAAGAGCCCGAGGATGGAAAAGATAATGGTGAAGAACAGTTGGACGCCACTCAttccctcctcctgcacctccactGAAAGACAAGCACGCAGAAACGTCAACGGAATGACCTTGGAATGACCTTGGCTTTAACAAAGGGGCCGCGTGTTGAAATCAGGCGGGTGGATTTGCTTTCTAGGACTAATCGAAAGGGACAATGGCATCGCTGTTGTGCTGCACCTTTGAACTGGCCCATGTTGTCCACGCTGGGGACGgtgacctcctcctcctgctcttcctccagaGTTCGCTCCACGGTCAGCTGGTACAGCTTCATGGAGATGAGATCATGGTTGTCTGGAAACACAGTAACAACGAGTGTCAGAACAAAACCACATCCACCCGTCAGAATAGCCATTAAAAGGGTTTGCTACCAGTATCAGCATGGTCAGTAGGTATTTATGACGGGTTACAATGATATAGGTGATCAAACAGTCCAACTCTGAAGAAGATACTGCCGGCTGAAATGTTTGTTCAACCTTTAAATTATTGAGAGCACATGGTTGTGTGACAGTTTATATCCAATCAGATGGTGAACCCACAGCAACTTGGGTAACCATGGAAAGCACCGTAAGTGGTTGTACCTGAGAGGTCACCGGTTACAGAGGAGGCTCCAAAAAAGTATCCTTGAGGCAGGTGAACACCTGACACATCAAAACAGTCCTTCCACTCACGGTTGCCATCTATGTCCAGCATTACCTGCAGAACGGGAGATGGAACAGAGTGGGtatcctactgtgtgtgtgtgtgtgtgtctgtgccagaATTGCTCTATATGTCTCTGGTCTGTGTACAGGAGTGAAAccggaaggtgtgtgtgtctgtgccagaATTGCTCTATATGTCTCTGGTCTGTGTACAGCAGTGAAAccggaaggtgtgtgtgtgtgtgtgagagagctctcacagtcagcctgtTTCTGGAGTATCTGATGAGGAGGAAGGTCTCGTGGTTGACGTTGCGCACCAGGGCGGTGCATCCACCGACCTCAGTGGGCAGCCCATCGCGATTGTGGTCGTAGGCCAGAGTCCCGTTCCCCACCATCGCTGACACATATGGGAACACTCGCTGTGGGCAGGCGGGAGGGAGATGGAACAGAACAGAGGTGTAACCGTGTTATGGAGGGAACTGAACCatatggggatttgaacctcaGGAAAAACAGGAATGTCTGGGGCGAAGGCATTCAATTGCACTTTGGTTCCAGGTTTCATGCAGCGAATGGCAATTAGCAATTCCCTATGAAACTTCTGCAAAACACTACAGACACGTATCGAATGTGGATTGACAGACTCAAACTGAATGGAGCGTTGGTTGAGGTAGATAGAGGACAGTTCTTGGGGTGATGGGGTTGGGTGGTTAATTTAACATAGCTACCTGAGTTGCAGGATTTTGCTTCTTCTGCATCTCCCAGTTGGTAGTGAAGAAATACAGGGTGAACTTGTGATCATTGGTAGGAAATGGATAGATGTGTGTGCAGTAACAGTAACCACGTCATCATTCGAGTGTTGGGGGACTGTATAGGGGGTGAAGGATAGAAAAATCACCTCATGGTTCTTGTTTTCATTGGGGTAGGTGTCCACAAATACCCCAAGGCCCGTGAACAGGTTGATGTTCCCAAACACTGGACCTGCACAAGATGTAATCAGTGATGAGTATTTCATGACAACCACTGATATGAAAGCAAGATAGGAGTGTCATAATTAGTGTCCTTGATTTGGTTTTAACTGTGAGAGGGACCCTTGAGGGGCATGGCAGACTTGGTACCTATTTGCATGCGTTCTTTGGTGAACCATAAAGCCATTCCATCTCCATTGAGATTCTTCTTCCCTTGACCGTGAATCTTGAAGTGCACCTGGAGCTCCCAGTCTCGCAAGTAACAGGGCTAGATGCACAGTCACACGATACATACACATGCGCACACCcatgcacgcgcacgcacacaaacaaaaccgAGATGATAGGCTGTTAGTGGTGTGAAACCAGGGTCTGGGGTGATGTTGTGACATCCTGAAGCATTGTAGACTGAGTTACCAGTGTTCTGTAGTACTGAAacagttcaagtattttattgtcagatgcacagaacaacacaaggtcagactgggcactgaaattcttaagacaagacaacacaaacaGGATTCAAGTTATGGAGTTAATCTGCTTGTGTTTTAGGTTGTAGTTCAAAACTCACAATGCGGCTCCACACAGCTCCTTGTCTGCTCTGTAAGTCGGGGGTCAGACGAACAGTCTCGGTAGTAATCATTGCAGTACCCATTAGATCCCAATGAGAAGAACTGGAGGAGCCCAGCCCTGGATTTACAATTAGAAATAATTCACTTGGAAAAGTCGACATATAATGTGACCAACAGCCTAATTTCAAGATATGTTTATGATTAACTCTCAAATATTTGTAATTACATGGTATGCCGCTTCCGCGTACGCCATTGCGCAATCAAATGCCGTAAGTGGTGTCACTTGTCACTTGAGTTTTGCTAACTGCCTGAGGCTGCCCAATCAAACTGTTTTACACAATATTTAATAGGCCTGATTCAAAAACCTCACTGTTACTGTATCGTATAATACACCTTCAATATTGTCAACCGAAACAAAAGCAGAACAGTCTAATGTCTAATGTgataacaacaactaacatttGCTAGCTCACTAGCTAACTAATAGCTACTGTACCTTGATATGGCTTTGTCAGCGAGTATTCCCTCTTTAAAAAGTCTTCCATCTCGTATCCATTGTCTGCCAACGATGAGCCAATcaaaaaacacataaaaacgAACATACAGGTTAATTCATTATTGTTTCGGAGATTAAACATTGAATATAATTTCCGAAGACTACTCATTCGAGACAGAATATACTTTTCCATGGTGGCAGCCATATTGACTAATATTTCTACGACCGCCCATTTTTTCTATTGGCTTGCCGATTTAAAGGGACATTCATGTCCCGTCCCAAGATACCCATACTATTAAGTGTACCAAAGAAAGAGTCTGGTAAATCCAAACACATAACCTGCCTGCCAAATCGCACTCTTTTTACTTTTAGTAGCCTACGTAGCCTACTGCAGTTGCATTAACAAGTTTGTACTGTTGCATGATGAAGTACGCATGCAATTAGGATAGAAGCTACTTTAGGCCAACAGTCTCAGACGTCTTACCGTTACCGTTAAACTTTCATTTTGTCTCCTGGAGTGGAGATCATCCAAAGTCCAGAAGAAATGTGAGAAGAAATAAAAAATGGTACACAGCTATACAGCTGTTCTCTCTACATGGAGCTGCTCTTGATGGCTAAGGACTAACACACATTAAGAATACagtaggg encodes:
- the lman2lb gene encoding lectin, mannose-binding 2-like b, with protein sequence MAATMEKYILSRMSSLRKLYSMFNLRNNNELTCMFVFMCFLIGSSLADNGYEMEDFLKREYSLTKPYQGLGSSSSSHWDLMGTAMITTETVRLTPDLQSRQGAVWSRIPCYLRDWELQVHFKIHGQGKKNLNGDGMALWFTKERMQIGPVFGNINLFTGLGVFVDTYPNENKNHERVFPYVSAMVGNGTLAYDHNRDGLPTEVGGCTALVRNVNHETFLLIRYSRNRLTVMLDIDGNREWKDCFDVSGVHLPQGYFFGASSVTGDLSDNHDLISMKLYQLTVERTLEEEQEEEVTVPSVDNMGQFKVEVQEEGMSGVQLFFTIIFSILGLFVLGVVAVVVYGRWKENSRKRFY